The proteins below come from a single Juglans regia cultivar Chandler chromosome 12, Walnut 2.0, whole genome shotgun sequence genomic window:
- the LOC109007163 gene encoding probable 2-oxoglutarate-dependent dioxygenase At3g111800 isoform X2, with translation MNCPVDWPEPIVRVQSLSESEVPVIPDRYIKPPLERPTAAKQTDASDVNIPIIDLQSLDGDDHDLRATILGQISEACRKWGFFQILNHGVNPQLLDRAREVWREFFHLPMEIKHVYANSPKTYEGYGSRLGVEKGAILDWSDYYYLHYLPLSLKDCNKWPALPADCREVLDEYGRELVKLCGRLMKLLSINLGLEEDVLQNAFGGQNIGACLRVNFYPKCPQPDLALGLSSHSDPGGMTLLLPDHQVPGLQVRREDEWITVKPAPHAFIVNIGDQIQVTIYGY, from the exons ATGAATTGCCCGGTAGATTGGCCCGAGCCAATTGTTCGCGTCCAATCCTTGTCCGAAAGTGAAGTACCAGTGATTCCAGACCGATACATCAAGCCGCCACTTGAAAGGCCAACCGCAGCTAAACAAACTGATGCTAGCGATGTTAATATCCCAATTATCGATCTTCAAAGCTTGGACGGAGACGATCATGATCTTCGTGCCACCATACTTGGCCAAATATCTGAGGCTTGTCGAAAGTGGGGTTTCTTCCAAATCCTCAACCATGGAGTTAATCCCCAACTACTGGACCGTGCCCGAGAGGTTTGGCGCGAGTTCTTTCACTTGCCAATGGAGATAAAGCACGTTTATGCTAACTCACCGAAAACTTATGAAGGGTACGGTAGCCGACTTGGGGTGGAAAAGGGTGCCATTCTTGATTGGAGTGACTACTACTATCTGCACTACCTTCCATTATCGTTGAAGGATTGCAACAAATGGCCTGCCCTCCCGGCTGATTGCAG GGAAGTGCTCGATGAGTATGGGAGAGAACTAGTGAAGCTGTGTGGGAGATTAATGAAACTTTTGTCTATAAACCTTGGATTGGAAGAGGATGTTCTTCAAAACGCATTCGGCGGCCAAAATATTGGAGCCTGTCTAAGGGTGAACTTTTATCCAAAGTGTCCACAGCCTGACCTGGCCCTTGGTTTGTCATCCCACTCGGACCCAGGTGGCATGACGCTGCTCCTTCCAGATCATCAAGTTCCCGGCCTTCAAGTCCGTAGAGAAGACGAATGGATTACTGTCAAACCGGCTCCCCACGCTTTTATCGTCAATATTGGCGACCAAATTCAGGTGACTATATATG GTTATTAG
- the LOC109015347 gene encoding dual specificity tyrosine-phosphorylation-regulated kinase 2-like, with the protein MAVSDVDAMLDFLRKNGFSYAESSLKEEMIEKDELGSFDFEKFFFPMVPPPPPVRIPSTLRRSEVEGEGESSRSNSTFEDDEFVSFGSSSSDMCSSEFINPYEIRSKSQDNSEASSENLSPFGTARDYHDFDIQNDLFCCDEKDDGDFMTPYFEGLDFFECPSEDKFVMTSENKKKQENPLEEKCLFYIDSLNDENVVHMVDNDNFDRNNDPGGGIQGKSKGVSAHGCATPFCKCCMAPGGFNDNDNYLSTKKNDWSDYALKVTGDITSYCETSAQDKTKKTSYSAKRGPSNDLVEGFKSCPDLNMEVSEKDFIPNGIDSYEVGDGGKSNAESQKPAASTEEEDFIDELLMYATHEDEYEVFDLRIIHRKNRTGFEENKDLPIVLNTVVAGRYYITEYLGSAAFSKVVQAHDLHTGMDVCLKIIKNNKDFFDQSLDEIKLLKLVNKHDPTDERHILRLYDFFYHREHLIIVCELLRTNLYEFQQFIQESGGEAYFTLSRLQVITRQCLEALEYLHHLGIVHCDLKPENILIKSYKRCEVKVIDLGSSCFETDNLCLYVQSRSYRAPEVILGLPYDQRIDIWSLGCILAELCSGEVLFPNDSIVMILARMIGMLGPIDQEMLVQGQETHKYFTEEYDLYCINEETDQLEYIIPESSSLEHRLQVNDIGFIDFVKNLLEINPQRRPTAIEALEHPWLSHMY; encoded by the exons ATGGCGGTCTCAGACGTCGATGCAATGCTGGATTTCTTGAGGAAAAATGGGTTCTCGTATGCCGAATCGTCTCTCAAAGAGGAAATGATTGAAAAGGATGAACTGGGTTCCTTTGATTTCGAGAAATTCTTCTTCCCAATGGTTCCCCCGCCCCCACCGGTGAGAATTCCTTCGACTCTCCGGCGATCGGAGGTTGAGGGTGAAGGTGAATCTTCGCGATCGAACTCTACTTTCGAGGACGATGAGTTTGTGAGCTTCGGGTCTTCCTCTTCAGATATGTGTTCTTCAG AGTTCATAAATCCATATGAAATTCGGTCAAAATCTCAGGATAATTCTGAAGCTTCATCAGAGAATTTATCTCCGTTTGGCACAGCACGCGATTATCATGACTTTGACATTCAGAATGACCTATTCTGTTGTGATGAGAAAGATGATGGCGACTTCATGACTCCCTACTTTGAAGGACTGGACTTCTTTGAATGTCCAAGCGAGGATAAGTTTGTCATGACATCGGAGAATAAGAAGAAACAAGAGAACCCACTGGAAGAGAAATGTCTTTTTTACATTGATTCCTTGAATGACGAGAATGTGGTTCATATGGTGGAtaatgataattttgatagAAATAATGACCCTGGAGGAGGCATTCAGGGAAAGTCCAAAGGTGTTTCTGCTCATGGTTGTGCAACACCCTTTTGCAAATGTTGTATGGCACCTGGAGGATTTAATGATAATGACAACTACCTGAgcactaaaaaaaatgattggagTGATTATGCGTTAAAAGTCACGGGGGACATTACCTCCTATTGTGAAACTTCTGCACAAGATAAAACAAAGAAGACTAGCTACTCTGCTAAACGGGGTCCCTCAAATGACTTGGTTGAAGGATTTAAGAGTTGCCCTGACTTAAATATGGAGGTTTCTGAGAAAGATTTCATACCCAATGGAATTGACAGCTATGAAGTTGGAGATGGTGGAAAGTCAAATGCAGAATCCCAAAAGCCTGCTGCTTCTACAGAGGAGGAGGACTTTATTGACGAGCTTTTAATGTATGCTACTCATGAGGATGAATATGAAGTATTTGACTTAAGAATCATACACAGAAAAAACAG GACTGGATTCGAAGAAAACAAGGATCTGCCGATTGTGCTGAATACTGTTGTTGCAGGCAGATATTATATAACAGAGTATCTGGGTTCGGCTGCTTTCAGTAAGGTTGTTCAGGCCCATGATCTTCACACAGGAATGGATGTTTGCCTgaagatcataaaaaataacaaagatttCTTCGATCAGAGTTTGGATGAGATCAAACTTTTAAAGCTGGTCAACAAGCATGACCCAACTGATGAACGGCACATTTTGCGTCTTTATGACTTCTTTTATCATCGa GAACATCTCATCATTGTTTGTGAACTCCTCCGGACAAACTTATATGAATTTCAGCAATTCATTCAAGAATCTGGTGGAGAAGCTTACTTTACCTTGAGCAGACTGCAG GTCATAACTCGTCAATGTTTGGAGGCATTGGAATACTTGCATCACTTGGGAATTGTTCACTGTGATCTAAAGCCAGAGAACATTCTTATCAAAAGTTACAAAAGATGCGAGGTAAAGGTTATCGATCTTGGAAGCAGTTGCTTTGAGACGGACAACTTATGCCTATATGTACAATCACGTTCCTATCGAGCTCCTGAAGTAATCCTAGGCCTTCCATATGACCAAAGGATTGACATCTGGTCTCTTGGCTGTATCTTGGCTGAGTTATGCTCTGGTGAA GTGCTGTTTCCAAATGATTCGATTGTAATGATCCTGGCACGCATGATTGGGATGCTGGGCCCCATTGATCAGGAGATGTTGGTGCAGGGTCAGGAGACACATAAGTATTTCACGGAAGAATATGATCTCTATTGTATAAACGAG GAGACAGACCAACTGGAATACATAATCCCCGAGTCATCCTCGTTGGAGCATCGTCTGCAGGTTAATGATATTGGCTTTATCGACTTTGTGAAAAACTTGCTCGAAATCAATCCACAGAGGCGCCCGACAGCAATCGAGGCACTAGAGCACCCATGGCTCTCCCACATGTACTAG
- the LOC109007164 gene encoding PHD finger protein ALFIN-LIKE 1-like — protein sequence MASISSSPRTVEEIFKDYSARRSALIRALTNDVDEFYMLCDPEKENLCLYGHPNESWEVTLPAEEVPPELPEPALGINFARDGMKRTDWLSLVAVHSDCWLLSVAFYFGARLNRNERKRLFSLINDLPTVFEVVTGRKPTKDKPSVDSGTKSRNSAKRSIDGQMRSNPKLLDESYGEDEDEHSETLCGSCGGNYNADEFWIGCDICERWFHGKCVKITPARAESIKQYKCPSCSTKRSRQ from the exons ATGGCTTCCATCTCTTCCAGTCCTCGCACCGTCGAAGAGATCTTTAAGGACTACAGCGCCCGACGCTCCGCCCTCATTCGTGCCCTCACCAACG ATGTGGATGAATTCTATATGCTCTGCGATCCAG AGAAGGAGAATTTATGTTTGTACGGGCATCCAAATGAGTCGTGGGAGGTGACTCTGCCAGCAGAGGAAGTTCCGCCAGAGCTTCCCGAGCCAGCTCTAGGCATCAATTTTGCGAGAGATGGGATGAAGCGTACAGACTGGCTTTCATTGGTTGCCGTGCATAGTGATTGTTGGTTACTCTCTGTGGCTTTCTACTTTGGTGCTCGGCTTAATCGCAATGAGAG AAAGCGTCTATTTAGCCTGATAAATGATCTTCCCACTGTCTTTGAAGTCGTAACTGGGAGGAAGCCTACAAAAGACAAGCCCAGTGTGGATAGTGGAACAAAATCCCGGAATAGCGCAAAG AGGTCAATTGATGGGCAGATGAGAAGCAATCCAAAGTTACTTGATGAGAGttatggagaagatgaagacgagCACAGTGAAACCCTTTGTGGGAGCTGTGGGGGAAATTACAATGCTGATGAGTTCTGGATTGGTTGTGATATCTGTGAGAGGTGGTTCCATGGAAAATGTGTGAAGATAACTCCAGCCAGGGCCGAAAGTATCAAGCAGTACAAATGCCCTTCCTGCAGCACCAAGAGGAGCAGGCAGTAG
- the LOC118343703 gene encoding zinc finger CCCH domain-containing protein 29-like isoform X1, whose product MCSGSNSRLSSSSFGMEGEFQKQNDGFFCDCSVLLELSAMDDLEAFRSEVEEKGLDVNEASFWYGRRIGSKKMAFEKRTPLMIAAMFGSVKVLKYMIETGKVDVNRVCGSDRVTALHCAVAGGTNTSVGIIKRLLDACADATCVNANGNKPVDLIGPASRSPSNSNRKAIELLLKGDVSIGESDQITTEEEDRQKIATPQLSKEGTEKKEYPIDVSLPDINNGIYGTDEFRMYTFKVKPCSRAYSHDWTECPFVHPGENARRRDPRKYPYSCVPCPEFRKGTCQKGDACEYAHGVFESWLHPAQYRTRICKDETGCARKVCFFAHKAEELRPVYASTGSAMPSPKSHSAGGLDMTVMSPLALSSSSMPMPATSTPPMSPQAAASSPKSGSLWQNKLNLTPPALQLPGSRLKTALSARDLDLEMELLGLESHASQQQQLIDEITRLSSPSPSYWNKEFNRMGDLKPSNLDDIFGSLDSSMLSQLQGLSLKPTTPTQLQSPNGLQMRQNMNQLRASYPTNLSSSSARKPSSFGFDSSAAVAAAVMNSRSASFAKRSQSFVDRGAAGTHRPGLTSAGNSASMMPSTRSDWSSPDGKLDWGIQGDELNKLKKSASFRFRDNNVAKTTLMQSGVNEPDVCWVNSLVKDVSHERSGHFGTKKAQYNHGNGGEILPPWLEQLYIEQEQMVA is encoded by the coding sequence ATGTGCAGTGGTTCAAACAGTAGACTTTCCTCCTCAAGCTTTGGGATGGAAGGTGAATTTCAGAAACAGAACGATGGGTTTTTCTGTGATTGCTCGGTTTTGCTTGAATTGTCTGCCATGGATGATCTCGAGGCCTTCAGGAGTGAAGTAGAAGAGAAGGGTCTTGACGTCAACGAGGCAAGTTTTTGGTATGGTAGAAGAATTGGGTCGAAGAAGATGGCTTTCGAAAAGAGGACACCACTTATGATTGCTGCCATGTTTGGTAGCGTTAAGGTTTTGAAGTATATGATTGAGACAGGTAAGGTTGATGTCAATAGGGTATGTGGTTCAGATAGGGTCACTGCACTCCATTGTGCCGTTGCTGGTGGTACCAATACCTCAGTTGGGATTATTAAGCGCTTGCTTGATGCATGTGCGGATGCTACTTGTGTTAATGCTAATGGAAATAAGCCTGTTGATTTGATTGGCCCTGCATCGAGGTCACCGTCCAATTCAAATCGGAAGGCAATTGAGTTGCTGCTTAAAGGCGATGTTTCAATTGGGGAAAGTGATCAAATCACAACCGAAGAGGAAGATCGGCAGAAGATAGCAACGCCTCAGCTCTCGAAAGAAGGAACTGAGAAGAAAGAATACCCTATCGATGTATCATTGCCGGACATAAATAATGGGATATATGGGACAGATGAGTTTAGGATGTATACTTTCAAGGTGAAGCCTTGCTCAAGGGCATACTCCCATGACTGGACCGAGTGCCCTTTTGTCCATCCTGGGGAGAATGCTAGGAGAAGAGACCCACGGAAGTACCCCTATAGCTGTGTTCCATGCCCGGAGTTTCGGAAAGGTACATGCCAAAAGGGGGATGCCTGTGAGTATGCACATGGTGTTTTTGAGTCCTGGCTTCATCCTGCCCAATATCGAACCCGGATTTGCAAGGATGAGACTGGGTGTGCACGTAAAGTCTGCTTCTTTGCTCACAAGGCTGAGGAATTGCGCCCTGTGTATGCTTCCACCGGTTCAGCTATGCCTTCACCTAAATCTCACTCGGCTGGTGGACTGGACATGACAGTGATGAGCCCATTGGCTCTCAGTTCGTCATCTATGCCGATGCCTGCTACTTCAACCCCGCCCATGTCTCCTCAGGCAGCCGCCTCATCTCCCAAGAGTGGGAGCTTGTGGCAAAACAAACTTAACCTCACTCCACCTGCATTGCAGCTCCCTGGCAGCCGGCTAAAGACTGCTTTGAGCGCTAGAGATCTAGATTTGGAGATGGAATTGCTTGGCCTAGAAAGTCATGCTAGCCAGCAGCAGCAATTGATTGACGAGATAACCCGTCTCTCATCCCCATCCCCATCCTACTGGAACAAGGAATTCAATCGGATGGGAGATTTGAAACCTTCTAACCTTGATGATATTTTTGGGTCTCTTGATTCTTCTATGTTGTCCCAGCTGCAAGGGCTTTCCCTAAAACCCACAACACCCACCCAGTTACAATCTCCAAATGGGCTTCAGATGCGCCAGAACATGAACCAACTTCGTGCAAGTTATCCAAccaacctctcttcctcctcagCAAGAAAACCCTCATCCTTTGGGTTTGACTCATCTGCTGCAGTTGCGGCAGCAGTGATGAATTCCAGGTCTGCATCGTTTGCAAAGCGAAGCCAGAGTTTTGTTGATCGTGGAGCAGCAGGGACTCATCGACCTGGCCTTACTTCTGCTGGCAACTCTGCATCAATGATGCCCTCTACTCGTTCAGATTGGAGCTCACCTGATGGGAAATTGGATTGGGGCATTCAAGGAGATGAGTTGAACAAGCTCAAGAAGTCTGCTTCTTTTCGGTTCCGTGACAACAACGTGGCTAAAACAACCTTAATGCAATCTGGAGTTAATGAGCCTGATGTCTGTTGGGTTAATTCCTTGGTTAAGGATGTTTCTCATGAGAGGTCGGGGCATTTTGGCACCAAGAAGGCGCAGTATAATCATGGCAATGGGGGTGAGATTCTTCCTCCTTGGCTAGAGCAGCTGTACATAGAGCAGGAGCAGATGGTGGCATAA
- the LOC118343703 gene encoding zinc finger CCCH domain-containing protein 29-like isoform X2, which yields MEGEFQKQNDGFFCDCSVLLELSAMDDLEAFRSEVEEKGLDVNEASFWYGRRIGSKKMAFEKRTPLMIAAMFGSVKVLKYMIETGKVDVNRVCGSDRVTALHCAVAGGTNTSVGIIKRLLDACADATCVNANGNKPVDLIGPASRSPSNSNRKAIELLLKGDVSIGESDQITTEEEDRQKIATPQLSKEGTEKKEYPIDVSLPDINNGIYGTDEFRMYTFKVKPCSRAYSHDWTECPFVHPGENARRRDPRKYPYSCVPCPEFRKGTCQKGDACEYAHGVFESWLHPAQYRTRICKDETGCARKVCFFAHKAEELRPVYASTGSAMPSPKSHSAGGLDMTVMSPLALSSSSMPMPATSTPPMSPQAAASSPKSGSLWQNKLNLTPPALQLPGSRLKTALSARDLDLEMELLGLESHASQQQQLIDEITRLSSPSPSYWNKEFNRMGDLKPSNLDDIFGSLDSSMLSQLQGLSLKPTTPTQLQSPNGLQMRQNMNQLRASYPTNLSSSSARKPSSFGFDSSAAVAAAVMNSRSASFAKRSQSFVDRGAAGTHRPGLTSAGNSASMMPSTRSDWSSPDGKLDWGIQGDELNKLKKSASFRFRDNNVAKTTLMQSGVNEPDVCWVNSLVKDVSHERSGHFGTKKAQYNHGNGGEILPPWLEQLYIEQEQMVA from the coding sequence ATGGAAGGTGAATTTCAGAAACAGAACGATGGGTTTTTCTGTGATTGCTCGGTTTTGCTTGAATTGTCTGCCATGGATGATCTCGAGGCCTTCAGGAGTGAAGTAGAAGAGAAGGGTCTTGACGTCAACGAGGCAAGTTTTTGGTATGGTAGAAGAATTGGGTCGAAGAAGATGGCTTTCGAAAAGAGGACACCACTTATGATTGCTGCCATGTTTGGTAGCGTTAAGGTTTTGAAGTATATGATTGAGACAGGTAAGGTTGATGTCAATAGGGTATGTGGTTCAGATAGGGTCACTGCACTCCATTGTGCCGTTGCTGGTGGTACCAATACCTCAGTTGGGATTATTAAGCGCTTGCTTGATGCATGTGCGGATGCTACTTGTGTTAATGCTAATGGAAATAAGCCTGTTGATTTGATTGGCCCTGCATCGAGGTCACCGTCCAATTCAAATCGGAAGGCAATTGAGTTGCTGCTTAAAGGCGATGTTTCAATTGGGGAAAGTGATCAAATCACAACCGAAGAGGAAGATCGGCAGAAGATAGCAACGCCTCAGCTCTCGAAAGAAGGAACTGAGAAGAAAGAATACCCTATCGATGTATCATTGCCGGACATAAATAATGGGATATATGGGACAGATGAGTTTAGGATGTATACTTTCAAGGTGAAGCCTTGCTCAAGGGCATACTCCCATGACTGGACCGAGTGCCCTTTTGTCCATCCTGGGGAGAATGCTAGGAGAAGAGACCCACGGAAGTACCCCTATAGCTGTGTTCCATGCCCGGAGTTTCGGAAAGGTACATGCCAAAAGGGGGATGCCTGTGAGTATGCACATGGTGTTTTTGAGTCCTGGCTTCATCCTGCCCAATATCGAACCCGGATTTGCAAGGATGAGACTGGGTGTGCACGTAAAGTCTGCTTCTTTGCTCACAAGGCTGAGGAATTGCGCCCTGTGTATGCTTCCACCGGTTCAGCTATGCCTTCACCTAAATCTCACTCGGCTGGTGGACTGGACATGACAGTGATGAGCCCATTGGCTCTCAGTTCGTCATCTATGCCGATGCCTGCTACTTCAACCCCGCCCATGTCTCCTCAGGCAGCCGCCTCATCTCCCAAGAGTGGGAGCTTGTGGCAAAACAAACTTAACCTCACTCCACCTGCATTGCAGCTCCCTGGCAGCCGGCTAAAGACTGCTTTGAGCGCTAGAGATCTAGATTTGGAGATGGAATTGCTTGGCCTAGAAAGTCATGCTAGCCAGCAGCAGCAATTGATTGACGAGATAACCCGTCTCTCATCCCCATCCCCATCCTACTGGAACAAGGAATTCAATCGGATGGGAGATTTGAAACCTTCTAACCTTGATGATATTTTTGGGTCTCTTGATTCTTCTATGTTGTCCCAGCTGCAAGGGCTTTCCCTAAAACCCACAACACCCACCCAGTTACAATCTCCAAATGGGCTTCAGATGCGCCAGAACATGAACCAACTTCGTGCAAGTTATCCAAccaacctctcttcctcctcagCAAGAAAACCCTCATCCTTTGGGTTTGACTCATCTGCTGCAGTTGCGGCAGCAGTGATGAATTCCAGGTCTGCATCGTTTGCAAAGCGAAGCCAGAGTTTTGTTGATCGTGGAGCAGCAGGGACTCATCGACCTGGCCTTACTTCTGCTGGCAACTCTGCATCAATGATGCCCTCTACTCGTTCAGATTGGAGCTCACCTGATGGGAAATTGGATTGGGGCATTCAAGGAGATGAGTTGAACAAGCTCAAGAAGTCTGCTTCTTTTCGGTTCCGTGACAACAACGTGGCTAAAACAACCTTAATGCAATCTGGAGTTAATGAGCCTGATGTCTGTTGGGTTAATTCCTTGGTTAAGGATGTTTCTCATGAGAGGTCGGGGCATTTTGGCACCAAGAAGGCGCAGTATAATCATGGCAATGGGGGTGAGATTCTTCCTCCTTGGCTAGAGCAGCTGTACATAGAGCAGGAGCAGATGGTGGCATAA
- the LOC109007163 gene encoding probable 2-oxoglutarate-dependent dioxygenase At5g05600 isoform X1: protein MNCPVDWPEPIVRVQSLSESEVPVIPDRYIKPPLERPTAAKQTDASDVNIPIIDLQSLDGDDHDLRATILGQISEACRKWGFFQILNHGVNPQLLDRAREVWREFFHLPMEIKHVYANSPKTYEGYGSRLGVEKGAILDWSDYYYLHYLPLSLKDCNKWPALPADCREVLDEYGRELVKLCGRLMKLLSINLGLEEDVLQNAFGGQNIGACLRVNFYPKCPQPDLALGLSSHSDPGGMTLLLPDHQVPGLQVRREDEWITVKPAPHAFIVNIGDQIQVISNAIYKSVEHRVIVNAAKERVSLAFFYNPKSDIPIEPVKELLAPDKPALYAPMTFDEYRLFIRTRGPRGKSQVDSLKSR from the exons ATGAATTGCCCGGTAGATTGGCCCGAGCCAATTGTTCGCGTCCAATCCTTGTCCGAAAGTGAAGTACCAGTGATTCCAGACCGATACATCAAGCCGCCACTTGAAAGGCCAACCGCAGCTAAACAAACTGATGCTAGCGATGTTAATATCCCAATTATCGATCTTCAAAGCTTGGACGGAGACGATCATGATCTTCGTGCCACCATACTTGGCCAAATATCTGAGGCTTGTCGAAAGTGGGGTTTCTTCCAAATCCTCAACCATGGAGTTAATCCCCAACTACTGGACCGTGCCCGAGAGGTTTGGCGCGAGTTCTTTCACTTGCCAATGGAGATAAAGCACGTTTATGCTAACTCACCGAAAACTTATGAAGGGTACGGTAGCCGACTTGGGGTGGAAAAGGGTGCCATTCTTGATTGGAGTGACTACTACTATCTGCACTACCTTCCATTATCGTTGAAGGATTGCAACAAATGGCCTGCCCTCCCGGCTGATTGCAG GGAAGTGCTCGATGAGTATGGGAGAGAACTAGTGAAGCTGTGTGGGAGATTAATGAAACTTTTGTCTATAAACCTTGGATTGGAAGAGGATGTTCTTCAAAACGCATTCGGCGGCCAAAATATTGGAGCCTGTCTAAGGGTGAACTTTTATCCAAAGTGTCCACAGCCTGACCTGGCCCTTGGTTTGTCATCCCACTCGGACCCAGGTGGCATGACGCTGCTCCTTCCAGATCATCAAGTTCCCGGCCTTCAAGTCCGTAGAGAAGACGAATGGATTACTGTCAAACCGGCTCCCCACGCTTTTATCGTCAATATTGGCGACCAAATTCAG GTTATTAGCAATGCAATATACAAGAGCGTGGAGCATAGAGTGATTGTAAATGCAGCCAAAGAGCGGGTCTCCCTCGCTTTCTTCTACAATCCGAAGAGTGATATACCCATAGAGCCAGTAAAGGAGCTTCTCGCACCGGATAAACCTGCTTTATACGCACCCATGACATTCGATGAATATAGGCTTTTCATAAGAACGAGGGGTCCTCGTGGAAAATCCCAAGTGGACTCACTCAAGTCTCGatga